The DNA segment AAGTAATATTGACCGCTTTAAAATATGATTTCAATTCAAGCCAATAAGCCAATTCTCCACCACCACCGATGTAAGTAAGATTAGGAAGAATTATTTCCTGATACAGGGGACGCATTACAACATTTGGCGAAAATCGTTCAGGGTATTGCTCAAGCTCCTCTAAGATTTCCGCTTCAGTGAAAGCTATTTCGGTATTGTTAACGATGAATTTATCTTCTTCTCTAATAACTCTCTCGCGAAGATTATCGTGAAGGTAAAATAGATTTATCTCTCTAGGATTTACTTGTAGATTGTAATTTTTAAAGTACTCAGCGGTTGCCGAAACTTCTTTGAAGCTAGTATTATGTAATAAATCTTGTTCTACAAAAGGAATAAGATATTTCTTTAGTCGGCGATCATCTGAATCTAAAATAACCAAACCGTAGTCTTTGAAAAGTTCATTCGTAAGATAACGAGTGGCATCGGCAAGATTGTCGTGTTCTAAATAAGACTTTTTGAAAAGCTCTTTTAGTTTTTCGGAATTGTCTTGCGGTCCAAGTTTTTCGGCAAATTCTTCAAAAACCTTATCCAATCCTTCGGTAGATAAATGTCCAACTGCGCCGGCGCTTTCTCTATTCCAAGACACTTTTGAAGTTCCGAAATTGAAGTAATTTATTTCCTCAAAATCGTGGTCTTCGGTTGCCATCCAGTAAATAGGAACGAAATCGTAATCCGAATATTTAGCTTTTAAAGTTTTTGCTAGGTTGATGGTCGAAACTATCTTATAAAGGAAGTATAATGGGCCAGTAAATAAATTTAGCTGATGTCCTGTTGTAACCGTAAAAGTCGTTTCGCTTTTCAGCAATTCCATATTTTGCGAAAGCAACTCAGTCTTATCAAGATTTTGATATTGTTCGTTTAAAACTTCAACCAGAGTTGATCGGATTTCGTTATTATAATTCTGCTGTTTTTCTGAAATCTGATCTGCGAAATTTTCCAAAGTTGGAAATCTATTATACAACGATTTAAGTTCAGGATTTTGGTTCAGGTAGTCTATCATTATTGGCGTAAAATAACCTGAATTCTGATAGCTTATACAGTCGTTTGGCATATTTGAAAGTTTCAAGAAAGGTAAAAAAAATGGAAATTCAAAGTTACAATAAAAAATAGTGGAAATACTTTTGAAACTAAATTTTGAGAATATGTTAGTAGTTTCTAATGTCGTATTTTTGCAGCTAATCTTTTCAGTTTTGCATAAAAAAGTCTTTTTAATTACTCCTCCTTTCACGCAGTTAAATACTCCTTATCCCGCCACGGCTTATATTAAGGGGTTTTTGAACACCAAAAATATCAGTTCAAAACAAGCAGATTTGGGAATTGAAGTAATTATTGCTTTGTTTTCTAAAACTGGATTGCAGGATTTGTTTGCTTATATTGATGGAAGAGAATTAGAATTATCTGATAATGCGGCAAGAATAATCGCTTTGCAAGATGATTATATTCGAAGCATCGATTCGGTTATTGCGTTTCTTCAAGGGAAGAATCCGACTTTAGCTCTACAAATTTGTCAAGATAATTATTTACCGGAAGCAAAGCGATTTCAACAATTATCAGATTTAGAATGGGCTTTTGGCGAAATGGGAACTCAGGATAAAGCAAAGCATTTGGCAACATTATTCCTCGAAGATATTTCGGATTTAATTGTTGAATGTGTGGATTCTAACTTTGGCTTTAGCCGATACGCCGAGCGTTTAGGACAAAGTGCGAACAGCTTTGACGAATTATACGATGAACTTCAAAAGCCGCTGACTTATGTTGATCAGATTACTATCAAAGTTCTAAAAAAGCATATAGAATTAGTAAATCCTGAATTATTTCTAATTTCGGTTCCCTTCCCAGGAAATTTATATTCTGCATTCAGATGTGCGCAATGGGTTAAACAAAATTACCCTGCGATCAAAGTTTCGATGGGCGGCGGATTTCCAAATACTGAATTGCGCTCTCTAAAAGATGTTAGAGTTTTTGAGTTTCTAGATTTCATTACTCTTGACGATGGGGAAGTGCCAATTGAGGAATTATTAGAAAATATAGATAATGAAGGTCGAGAAATTTATAAAAGAACTTTTCTTTTAGAGAATAATCAAGTTGTCTACAAAAATAATTCCGCGAAAGCAGATTACAAACAAAGTCAATTAGGAACGCCGGATTATGATGATTTGGCTTTGGATAAATATATTTCTGTTATCGAAATTGTCAATCCAATGCACAGAATGTGGAGCGATG comes from the Flavobacterium ardleyense genome and includes:
- the bshC gene encoding bacillithiol biosynthesis cysteine-adding enzyme BshC; this encodes MPNDCISYQNSGYFTPIMIDYLNQNPELKSLYNRFPTLENFADQISEKQQNYNNEIRSTLVEVLNEQYQNLDKTELLSQNMELLKSETTFTVTTGHQLNLFTGPLYFLYKIVSTINLAKTLKAKYSDYDFVPIYWMATEDHDFEEINYFNFGTSKVSWNRESAGAVGHLSTEGLDKVFEEFAEKLGPQDNSEKLKELFKKSYLEHDNLADATRYLTNELFKDYGLVILDSDDRRLKKYLIPFVEQDLLHNTSFKEVSATAEYFKNYNLQVNPREINLFYLHDNLRERVIREEDKFIVNNTEIAFTEAEILEELEQYPERFSPNVVMRPLYQEIILPNLTYIGGGGELAYWLELKSYFKAVNITFPMLLLRNSVLLATQKQADKADILDLTWKQLFMKQEDLKKDLAKKLSEFPIDFTSQKETLRTQFADLHKLANQTDPAFLGAVAAQEKKQIKGLENLEKRLLQAQKRKFADQLDRAATLQNELFPNQSLQERKGNFSEYYIDYGDEMIVKLLETLKPLEQEFQVIVL